Genomic segment of Desulforhopalus sp.:
GCCTAGATGACGACGATTCTTCAGGTGGATGAGCTCAGTAAGCGGTTTGGTGGCCTGCAGGCGGTCGATGGCGTCAGTTTCTCGCTGCAGCAGGGGGCGATCAAGGCGGTCATCGGCCCGAATGGCGCCGGCAAGACGACACTTTTTAACCTGATTGCCGGGATGCTGCCCCCCACCTCGGGGACCATCCGTTTTCAGGACAGGGCCATAGGCGGCATGCGGCCGTTTCGGGTGGCTGAACTGGGGATCGCCAGAACCTTTCAGAATATCAAGATGTTCGCCGGCATGACGGCGCTTGAAAACGTCATGGTTGGTAGGCATGTACGTTCGCATTCCGGATTTCTCGCCTCGATGTTTCGCAGTTCCGGTTGCCGCCGGGAAGAAAAGGCCATTCGGCTAAAATCCCTGGAACTCCTCGATTTTTTGGGTATCGCCAATTGCGCCGATACCCTGGCTACCAACCTCGCCTTCGGCCAGCAACGTGCCGTGGAAATGGCCAGGGCCCTGGCCCTGGAGCCCTCGCTGCTCCTCCTCGACGAACCGGCGGCGGGCCTGAATATCTACGAGACGGCGGAGCTCGGCAGGCTGATCGTCCGTATACGTGACTTAGGGATCACCGTCCTCCTGGTGGAACACGATATGTCCCTGGTCATGGATATCTCTGATGAAATAGTGGTTCTCAGCTTTGGCCGGAAGATTGCCGAGGACGTGCCGAAGGTGATTCAAGGCGATCCGGAAGTCATCAAGGTCTATCTTGGAGAGTAGCCCTATGCGGCCAATTGTGATGGGTGCAGGATGTTAAAGATACGAAATCTTGAGGCGGGATACGGCAAGCTGCGGGTGCTGAAAAATATCTCGATGCATGTCAAGGCCGGTGAGATCGTGGCGATCATCGGGGCAAACGGGGCGGGTAAGACGACACTGCTGGCGACCATCGCCGGCTTGATCCGGGCCACCTCCGGGGAGGTTCGTTTTCAGGGCGAGGATATCTCCAAGCTTGCCGCCGCCAAGATCCCCGGCAGGGGCTGTGTCATGGTGCCGGAGGGTCGGCAGGTATTCGCCTCGATGACCGTGGCCGACAACCTCATCCTTGGCGGCCATGCCCTGGCAAGGCAGCACAAAAAAGACCTGAACCGCCTTCTTGACCACCAGTACGAGTTGTTTCCGATCCTCAAAGAGCGCCGGTCGCAGTTCGCCGGCACCTTGTCCGGTGGCGAACAACAGATGTTGGCGATGGGCCGGGCCCTCATGTCCAAGCCGTCGCTGGTGATGATGGATGAGCCCTCGACGGGCCTTGCCCCGCTCATTGTCCGCGATATCTTCCAGATCATCGTCCGGCTGCGGGCGGAGGGCAATACGGTCCTGCTGGTCGAACAGAATGCCAAGGCGGCCCTGGCCATCGCTGACCGCGGCTATGTCCTTGAGACCGGCAAGGTCATCATCCAGGGGCCTGCCGAGGACCTCCTGGCCAATAAAGATGTCCAGCGGGCCTACCTTGGACGGGAAAAACTGGAGGAGTGAAAGGTCTTCTTGCAGTGAATCGTACTTTTTCCTTCCAGAATTTGCCATTATCCTAGACAATAGAAGAACCATGACGGCTCTTAATTGATAATTCCTTCTTTTCAGAAAGAAGAGTTCTTTTCCAAATATAGCAGAGGAATTGGAGGTGGACGATGTATTGGCAAAAGGAATTTGAATGCATGCCCCGCGAGGAACTAGAGCAACTGCAACTGGAGAGGCTTCAGTCAACCCTCTACCGCTTGGGGACCCATGTGCCTTTTTACCGGCGGAAACTGCGCGAAGCCAAGGTCGACTACGAAGCCATAACCTCCCTTGACGCCCTGCGCAGTCTGCCTTTTACCATGAAGGAAGACCTTCACGCCAGCTACCCCTATGGCCTTTTTGCCGTGCCGCTGCGGGATGTGGTGAGGATTCATTCCTCACCCGGCACCGCCGGCATGACCACGGTCGTCGGCTATACCCGCAACGACATCAAGAATTGGTCGGATCTGGTGGCGCGGGTCCTGCGTGGCGCCGGAGTGACCGCCGAGGATGTGGTGCAGGTTGCCTATGACTACGGCATTTTCACCGGCGGCCTCGGCCTGCATTACGGTGCCGAACGGCTCGGCGCCTCGGTCATTCCCATTTCCTCCGGCAATATCAAACGGCAGATCCGCATCATGCGCGACTTCAAGACCACGGCTCTGGTCTGTACCGCCTCGCATGCCCTGAAACTTGCCGACGTGATGATGGATATGGGTATTAATTCCAGCGAATTGTCCCTGAAGTACGGGGTATTCGGGGCGGAGCCCTGGTCGGAAACCATGCGCCGGGAGATTTCTTCCCGCCTCGGCATTATCGCCACAGACAACTACGGGCTGTCCGAGGTTATGGGACCGGGGGTCGCCGGCGAGTGCCGGGAATGCAACGGTCTGCATATCAACGAGGACCATTTCCTGGTGGAGATGCTGCATCCGGTAACCCTTGAACCGGTTGCCCCCGGTGAGATCGGCGAATTGGTTATTACTACCCTGACCAAGGAGGCCTTCCCGATCATCCGCTATCGCACCCGCGACCTCGCCCGCCAGCTGCCGGGGGATTGTCCCTGCGGCCGGACCCTCGCCCGGATTAGCCGAATTCTCGGTCGTACCGACGACATGCTCATCATCCGGGGCGTCAATGTCTTTCCCGCCCAGATCGAGGCGGTACTGTCCGACATCAACGGCACCGAACCGCCCTACCTGATCATTGTCGACCGGGAGAATCATGAGGATAAGCTGACCGTCATGGTCGAGGTCACCGAATCGCTGTTCTTTGACGAGGTACGAAAGCAGTGGGCCCTGGCCGACACCCTGCAGGAGCGCCTGATCTCCGACCTGGGCATCCATGTCCATGTCAAACTCGTCGAAGAAAAGACCCTCGAACGGATCGACAGCAAGGGCAAAAAAGTCATCGATAACCGCAAGATTTAGAAACGAAATAACTTGAACCTTTGCCCCATTTCTTTATGGCCAAGGATACCGTCTCAGGGGGCACTGCGTTCAAGTTATTGTCTCTGAACGGCTTTGCGCCGCCCCCTATAATAATACCGATAAAAAGCCTTGCCCTTATCGCGCACCAGACCAAGACTGCGCAGTATTAAATACATCGCCGAAAGACTGATCACCTGCAGGGTGTTGCGGCCGTAGCCGACCTTTTCCCAACGCCGGTGCGAGGCGATGACCGGGGTGCGGAGGAGGGTCAGTGCCCCGGCCTGGCGGGTTGCAATAGACAGTTCGATATCCTCCATAAGCTTGTAATCGGGAAAATTCTCCGGCGCTATCGCCGCTCGGCGGAAAAATTGCACCTGGTCGCCAAAGGCGATGCCGCACCAAAGGACGCGGAGGTCATTGAGGACCTCGGTAATGCGAAAACGCATGGCCGGATGCAGGTAACGGGCGGTGCAGGCCCCCCCGGCAACATGGGGATGCCCCAGACAATGCTGCCAAATCCGCTCTACCGTTGCCGGACCGAGGCGGCTGTCGGCATGGACGATGATCAACAGATCTCCATTGGCCTCGCGGTAGCCGGCGGCTATCTGGGTGCCGCGCCCAGGGGGAGAGTGCAGGATGCGGACCCGCCGGTCGCTTTCAGCAAGGGCAATGGTTGCGTCGGTCGAGCCGCCGTCAATGACCAGGATCTCCGCCGGAATCTCCGGGGCAATGATGATGGTATCAAGACACGCACCGATATTTTCCGCCTCGTTACAGACCGGCACGAGGATTGAGAGGCTGCCGGGAGGGGGGAAGACGGCTGGGGCTACGGGGGAACGGCGATAAAGGCCACCGGCCACCGCCAGCAGAAAGGGTGCGAATTCAAGAAAAAGCAGCCAGGAGGGCACCTGCCAGTGCTGGGTCCCGGCATGGCGCAGGCTGACAGAGAGCAGCAGGGTCGCGGTAGTGGCGAGG
This window contains:
- a CDS encoding ABC transporter ATP-binding protein, giving the protein MTTILQVDELSKRFGGLQAVDGVSFSLQQGAIKAVIGPNGAGKTTLFNLIAGMLPPTSGTIRFQDRAIGGMRPFRVAELGIARTFQNIKMFAGMTALENVMVGRHVRSHSGFLASMFRSSGCRREEKAIRLKSLELLDFLGIANCADTLATNLAFGQQRAVEMARALALEPSLLLLDEPAAGLNIYETAELGRLIVRIRDLGITVLLVEHDMSLVMDISDEIVVLSFGRKIAEDVPKVIQGDPEVIKVYLGE
- a CDS encoding ABC transporter ATP-binding protein; the protein is MLKIRNLEAGYGKLRVLKNISMHVKAGEIVAIIGANGAGKTTLLATIAGLIRATSGEVRFQGEDISKLAAAKIPGRGCVMVPEGRQVFASMTVADNLILGGHALARQHKKDLNRLLDHQYELFPILKERRSQFAGTLSGGEQQMLAMGRALMSKPSLVMMDEPSTGLAPLIVRDIFQIIVRLRAEGNTVLLVEQNAKAALAIADRGYVLETGKVIIQGPAEDLLANKDVQRAYLGREKLEE
- a CDS encoding phenylacetate--CoA ligase encodes the protein MYWQKEFECMPREELEQLQLERLQSTLYRLGTHVPFYRRKLREAKVDYEAITSLDALRSLPFTMKEDLHASYPYGLFAVPLRDVVRIHSSPGTAGMTTVVGYTRNDIKNWSDLVARVLRGAGVTAEDVVQVAYDYGIFTGGLGLHYGAERLGASVIPISSGNIKRQIRIMRDFKTTALVCTASHALKLADVMMDMGINSSELSLKYGVFGAEPWSETMRREISSRLGIIATDNYGLSEVMGPGVAGECRECNGLHINEDHFLVEMLHPVTLEPVAPGEIGELVITTLTKEAFPIIRYRTRDLARQLPGDCPCGRTLARISRILGRTDDMLIIRGVNVFPAQIEAVLSDINGTEPPYLIIVDRENHEDKLTVMVEVTESLFFDEVRKQWALADTLQERLISDLGIHVHVKLVEEKTLERIDSKGKKVIDNRKI